In the Nothobranchius furzeri strain GRZ-AD chromosome 15, NfurGRZ-RIMD1, whole genome shotgun sequence genome, one interval contains:
- the xkr7a gene encoding XK-related protein 7, producing MAAKSDGAPGFPRNEIPPECPARAEPRAPERCASVQRYTLQDFCWTLCALLVFFSDGASDLWLAADYYLREKYWCFALTLVFVIIPSVVVQVLSFRWFAYDFSETVESSTAAAAVVAESGAEESHFSTKDSGEWGAGRAAAAGVLPGPASGGGVRGCCRAFMWLFQGVIHIFQLAQVWRYVHALYLGVQSRWHGDPERRHYYWRMMFENADISMLRLLESFLKSAPQLVLQLSIMVHARDVLPLQGFSASASLISLAWMISSYQKVLRDSRDDKLPMTYKAVIVQILWHLFTIGARALAFALFASVFHLYFGIFIVAHWCIMTFWIIQGETDFCMSKWEEIIYNMMVGIVYVFCWFSVREGRTHCRMLIYSLTVFVENVALTTAWYVYRGTADHHGISDFYAVILMCVVASSYALGTFLMFVYYCLLHPDGAVTGWNYIGEKELPVEVLVSPASSLPPDLVSSPPRTLQRTKGLDREQGPGVDGDVFKVRPPRGAKPPVPNLKPRTEGPVIRIDLPRKKYPAWDAHFIDRRLRKTILVLEIAAPITPRIQYRCLSTAKEVMEYETTV from the exons ATGGCCGCGAAATCCGATGGTGCTCCTGGCTTTCCACGAAACGAAATTCCACCCGAGTGTCCGGCCCGGGCGGAGCCGCGGGCCCCGGAGCGCTGTGCCAGCGTGCAGCGGTACACCCTACAGGACTTCTGCTGGACGCTGTGCGCCCTGCTGGTCTTCTTCTCGGACGGGGCCTCAGACCTGTGGCTGGCTGCCGACTACTACCTGCGGGAGAAGTACTGGTGTTTTGCTCTCACTCTGGTCTTTGTGATAATCCCGTCCGTGGTCGTGCAGGTGTTGAGTTTCCGATGGTTCGCCTACGATTTCTCAGAGACCGTGGAGAGCAGCACGGCTGCGGCTGCCGTGGTGGCCGAGTCCGGGGCGGAGGAAAGCCActtcagcaccaaggacagcgGCGAGTGGGGCGCTGGCCGGGCTGCCGCGGCCGGGGTGCTGCCGGGGCCGGCCTCAGGGGGAGGCGTCcggggctgctgcagagccttcaTGTGGCTCTTTCAAGGCGTTATTCACATCTTTCAGCTGGCGCAGGTCTGGAG GTACGTCCACGCTCTGTATCTGGGGGTGCAGAGCCGATGGCATGGAGACCCAGAGCGGCGTCACTACTACTGGCGCATGATGTTTGAGAATGCAGACATCAgcatgctgcgtctgctcgagtccTTCCTGAAGAGCGCCCCTCAGCTGGTGCTTCAGCTCAGCATCATGGTCCACGCCAGAGATGTGCTGCCCCTTCAGG GGTTTTCAGCTTCTGCCTCACTGATATCCCTCGCCTGGATGATCTCCTCCTATCAGAAAGTCCTGAGAGACTCCCGGGACGATAAGCTACCCATGACCTACAAGGCCGTCATAGTTCAAATTCTGTGGCACCTGTTCACCATCGGAGCTCGAGCCCTGGCCTTCGCCCTGTtcgcctctgtgttccacctttaCTTTGGCATCTTCATCGTGGCCCACTGGTGCATCATGACCTTTTGGATCATTCAAGGTGAAACGGACTTCTGCATGTCCAAGTGGGAGGAGATCATCTACAACATGATGGTGGGCATTGTGTATGTTTTCTGCTGGTTCAGTGTCAGAGAGGGGCGCACTCACTGCAGGATGCTCATCTACAGTCTGACTGTGTTTGTTGAGAATGTGGCGCTCACGACTGCCTGGTACGTGTACCGTGGCACCGCTGATCACCATGGCATCTCGGACTTCTATGCAGTCATTTTGATGTGTGTGGTGGCCAGCAGCTACGCTCTGGGCACCTTCCTCATGTTTGTGTACTACTGTCTGCTGCACCCTGATGGTGCAGTCACAGGGTGGAATTATATAGGGGAGAAGGAGTTGCCTGTGGAGGTGCTGGTCTCCCCGGCTTCCAGCCTCCCCCCTGATCTGGTGAGCAGCCCACCCAGGACCCTCCAGAGAACTAAAGGGTTGGACAGGGAGCAGGGTCCTGGGGTAGATGGTGACGTGTTCAAGGTACGGCCTCCCAGGGGAGCTAAGCCCCCAGTGCCCAACCTCAAACCCAGGACAGAGGGGCCTGTAATTCGAATAGATCTACCCAGGAAGAAATACCCTGCGTGGGACGCGCACTTCATCGATCGCCGCTTGCGTAAGACCATCCTGGTGCTGGAGATTGCTGCCCCAATCACACCCAGGATTCAGTACCGCTGCCTGAGCACAGCCAAAGAAGTGATGGAGTACGAGACCACCGTGTGA
- the cables2a gene encoding CDK5 and ABL1 enzyme substrate 2 isoform X2 has protein sequence MATALCGLQTNGNSKPARAHREQRRKVKDSRRRQAALLFLNNISLDGRPLRPLNVGNADQKPAEEPRVRDRGVCEAPEPLSEGPAGQVTDTPAAGGGSSSSVPGVFGPVRPSAVPSPGPTATSSVGPNEVFLESASAVESLTPDTPLSPAPAGHQPCSRAKSTPAALSPVPAASSLESRPRMRNISGSPGPKVPKKVHFIKTMRQYDTRGCSDLKLDSQRQRLSSVVAADLLPSLEGVELGAFGKTVSYAQFLYPTNALVRQKSSSVSDSCTTQTPQTRYRGNGQRSLVPSRVNISTAQDPYVEETDYDPNLLSDPQWPCGRHKRVLIFASYVTTVIEYVKPSDLKKDMNETFREKFPHIKLTLSKIRSLKREMRAVSEECSLQPVTIAMAFVYFEKLVLQGRLNKQNRKLVAAACVLLAAKISSDLRKPEVKQLIDKLEERFRINRRELIPLEFSVLVALEMGLYLPESKVMPHYRRLAQQG, from the exons ATGGCGACCGCTCTGTGCGGTCTGCAGACCAACGGCAACAGCAAACCGGCCAGAGCTCACCGAGAGCAGCGGAGGAAAGTTAAGGACTCCCGTAGGAGGCAGGCGGCCCTGCTGTTTCTCAACAACATCTCACTCGACGGACGACCGTTGCGTCCGCTCAACGTTGGAAATGCCGACCAAAAACCAGCCGAGGAGCCCCGAGTCAGGGACCGAGGCGTCTGCGAAGCGCCCGAGCCGCTCAGCGAAGGACCTGCCGGCCAGGTGACAGATACTCCTGCAGCCGGGGGTGGCTCATCCTCCAGCGTCCCTGGGGTGTTCGGTCCAGTCCGGCCCTCCGCGGTACCGTCTCCGGGACCGACAGCCACGAGTTCTGTTGGACCCAACGAGGTATTTTTAGAGAGCGCCAGTGCGGTTGAGTCGCTAACCCCGGACACCCCGCTATCTCCCGCGCCGGCCGGACACCAGCCCTGCTCGCGAGCCAAGTCGACGCCCGCCGCGCTCAGCCCGGTCCCGGCCGCCAGTTCCCTGGAATCACGACCAAG GATGAGAAACATCTCCGGTTCTCCTGGACCCAAGGTGCCAAAGAAGGTCCACTTCATTAAGACCATGAGACAGTATGATACCAGAGGATGCAG TGACCTGAAGCTGGACTCTCAGAGACAAAGACTGTCTTCTGTGGTGGCCGCCGATCTGCTTCCTTCTCTGGAAGGTGTGGAGCTGGGGGCCTTTGGGAAG ACCGTGTCCTACGCACAGTTCCTCTACCCGACCAACGCCTTGGTGAGACAGAAGAGCAGCAGTGTGTCGGACAGCTGCACAACGCAGACCCCTCAGACTCGTTACCGTGGCAACGGCCAAAGAAGCCTCGTCCCATCTCGCGTGAACATCAGCACTGCACAGGACCCAT ATGTGGAGGAAACCGATTATGACCCAAACCTGCTCAGTGACCCTCAGTGGCCCTGCGGGAGGCACAAGAGGGTTCTTATCTTCGCTTCTTATGTG ACGACTGTTATCGAGTACGTGAAACCATCTGACCTGAAGAAGGACATGAACGAGACATTCAGGGAGAAGTTTCCTCACATCAAGCTGACACTGAGCAAAATAAGGAG CCTGAAGCGAGAGATGAGGGCTGTGAGTGAGGAGTGCAGTCTGCAGCCCGTCACCATAGCGATGGCTTTTGTTTACTTTGAGAAGCTGGTGCTGCAAGGTCGTCTCAACAAGCAGAACAGGAAACTGGTGGCGGCTGCGTGCGTCCTGCTGGCGGCAAAGATCAGCAGCGACCTGCGCAAACCAGAAGTCAAACAGCTGATTGAT AAGCTGGAGGAGCGTTTCCGTATAAACAGACGGGAGCTGATTCCTCTGGAGTTCTCCGTACTGGTTGCCCTGGAGATGGGACTGTACCTCCCCGAGAGCAAGGTCATGCCGCATTACCGCAGACTGGCGCAGCAGGGCTAG
- the cables2a gene encoding CDK5 and ABL1 enzyme substrate 2 isoform X1, which produces MATALCGLQTNGNSKPARAHREQRRKVKDSRRRQAALLFLNNISLDGRPLRPLNVGNADQKPAEEPRVRDRGVCEAPEPLSEGPAGQVTDTPAAGGGSSSSVPGVFGPVRPSAVPSPGPTATSSVGPNEVFLESASAVESLTPDTPLSPAPAGHQPCSRAKSTPAALSPVPAASSLESRPRMRNISGSPGPKVPKKVHFIKTMRQYDTRGCRIMLICAKRSLYAAFSVLPYGDSTHLSDLKLDSQRQRLSSVVAADLLPSLEGVELGAFGKTVSYAQFLYPTNALVRQKSSSVSDSCTTQTPQTRYRGNGQRSLVPSRVNISTAQDPYVEETDYDPNLLSDPQWPCGRHKRVLIFASYVTTVIEYVKPSDLKKDMNETFREKFPHIKLTLSKIRSLKREMRAVSEECSLQPVTIAMAFVYFEKLVLQGRLNKQNRKLVAAACVLLAAKISSDLRKPEVKQLIDKLEERFRINRRELIPLEFSVLVALEMGLYLPESKVMPHYRRLAQQG; this is translated from the exons ATGGCGACCGCTCTGTGCGGTCTGCAGACCAACGGCAACAGCAAACCGGCCAGAGCTCACCGAGAGCAGCGGAGGAAAGTTAAGGACTCCCGTAGGAGGCAGGCGGCCCTGCTGTTTCTCAACAACATCTCACTCGACGGACGACCGTTGCGTCCGCTCAACGTTGGAAATGCCGACCAAAAACCAGCCGAGGAGCCCCGAGTCAGGGACCGAGGCGTCTGCGAAGCGCCCGAGCCGCTCAGCGAAGGACCTGCCGGCCAGGTGACAGATACTCCTGCAGCCGGGGGTGGCTCATCCTCCAGCGTCCCTGGGGTGTTCGGTCCAGTCCGGCCCTCCGCGGTACCGTCTCCGGGACCGACAGCCACGAGTTCTGTTGGACCCAACGAGGTATTTTTAGAGAGCGCCAGTGCGGTTGAGTCGCTAACCCCGGACACCCCGCTATCTCCCGCGCCGGCCGGACACCAGCCCTGCTCGCGAGCCAAGTCGACGCCCGCCGCGCTCAGCCCGGTCCCGGCCGCCAGTTCCCTGGAATCACGACCAAG GATGAGAAACATCTCCGGTTCTCCTGGACCCAAGGTGCCAAAGAAGGTCCACTTCATTAAGACCATGAGACAGTATGATACCAGAGGATGCAG GATCATGCTGATTTGTGCCAAGCGGTCACTTTATGCTGCTTTCTCAGTGCTGCCCTATGGAGACAGTACTCACCTCAG TGACCTGAAGCTGGACTCTCAGAGACAAAGACTGTCTTCTGTGGTGGCCGCCGATCTGCTTCCTTCTCTGGAAGGTGTGGAGCTGGGGGCCTTTGGGAAG ACCGTGTCCTACGCACAGTTCCTCTACCCGACCAACGCCTTGGTGAGACAGAAGAGCAGCAGTGTGTCGGACAGCTGCACAACGCAGACCCCTCAGACTCGTTACCGTGGCAACGGCCAAAGAAGCCTCGTCCCATCTCGCGTGAACATCAGCACTGCACAGGACCCAT ATGTGGAGGAAACCGATTATGACCCAAACCTGCTCAGTGACCCTCAGTGGCCCTGCGGGAGGCACAAGAGGGTTCTTATCTTCGCTTCTTATGTG ACGACTGTTATCGAGTACGTGAAACCATCTGACCTGAAGAAGGACATGAACGAGACATTCAGGGAGAAGTTTCCTCACATCAAGCTGACACTGAGCAAAATAAGGAG CCTGAAGCGAGAGATGAGGGCTGTGAGTGAGGAGTGCAGTCTGCAGCCCGTCACCATAGCGATGGCTTTTGTTTACTTTGAGAAGCTGGTGCTGCAAGGTCGTCTCAACAAGCAGAACAGGAAACTGGTGGCGGCTGCGTGCGTCCTGCTGGCGGCAAAGATCAGCAGCGACCTGCGCAAACCAGAAGTCAAACAGCTGATTGAT AAGCTGGAGGAGCGTTTCCGTATAAACAGACGGGAGCTGATTCCTCTGGAGTTCTCCGTACTGGTTGCCCTGGAGATGGGACTGTACCTCCCCGAGAGCAAGGTCATGCCGCATTACCGCAGACTGGCGCAGCAGGGCTAG
- the LOC107389462 gene encoding proteasomal ubiquitin receptor ADRM1, producing MASGALFPSLVSGSRGSSSKYLVEFRAGKMTMKGSTVTPDKRKGQVYIQQTDDSLIHFCWKDRTTGNVDDDLIIFPDDCEFKRVSQCTTGRVYVLKFKAGSKRLFFWMQEPKNDKDDEFCRKVNEYLNNPPMPGALGSGGSGGHDLSALGGEGGLQSLLGNMSHNQLMQLIGPTGLGGLGALAGPGLANLLGSSSSSSVPPVSSSSTSPSTAVTPTSTAPASRLGSSQVPTTPITPLATSAASPTATTPTTPAASSLAAAAAANPTQPIQLRDLQSILATMNVPAGSQGVDLASVLTPEVMAPILANPEVQQRLMPFLPSGESLPQSSDELHNTLGSPQFQQAMSMFSSALASGQLGPLMNQFGLPAEAVEAANKGDVEAFAKAMETDTKLDMDGGSKDKKDDDEDMSLD from the exons atggCATCTGGAGCTTTGTTTCCCAGCTTGGTTTCCGGTTCCCGTGGCTCCTCCAGTAAATACCTGGTGGAGTTTCGGGCTGGTAAGATGACGATGAAAGGCAGCACAGTGACCCCTGATAAGCGTAAAGGTCAGGTCTACATCCAGCAGACTGATGACTCCCTCATACACTTCTGCTGGAAGGATCGTACAACTGGCAACGTGGATGAT GACCTGATCATTTTCCCTGATGACTGTGAGTTCAAACGGGTCAGCCAGTGCACCACCGGGCGAGTTTATGTGCTGAAATTTAAAGCCGGCTCTAAACGACTCTTCTTCTGGATGCAG gaaccaaaGAACGACAAAGATGATGAGTTCTGCCGTAAAGTGAACGAGTACCTGAACAACCCGCCCATGCCCGGGGCGCTGGGCAGCGGTGGCAGCGGAGGACATGATCTGTCTGCTTTGGGAG GTGAGGGTGGCCTGCAAAGCCTTCTGGGAAACATGAGCCACAACCAGCTCATGCAGCTCATTGGACCAACCGGACTAG GTGGTCTGGGGGCGCTGGCTGGTCCAGGATTGGCTAACCttctggggagcagcagcagtagcagtgTTCCTCCCGTCAGCAGCTCCTCCACAAG TCCCTCCACAGCCGTCACACCGACCTCCACCGCCCCTGCCAGCCGACTCGGCTCCTCCCAGGTGCCCACCACTCCCATCACCCCCTTAGCCACGTCTGCTGCCTCTCCCACAGCCACCACCCCCACAACCCCCGCCGCATCCTCTCTAGCAGCAGCTGCAGCGGCTAACCCCACACAGCCCATCCAGCTAAGGGACTTGCAGAGCATCTTGGCTACCATGAACGTTCCTGCCGGCAGTCAAGGAG TGGACCTTGCCAGCGTCCTAACCCCTGAGGTCATGGCTCCCATCCTGGCGAACCCAGAGGTGCAACAGAGGCTGATGCCCTTCCTGCCATCTGGAGAGTCTCTGCCTCAGAGCTCAGATGAGCTTCACAACACACTCGGCTCGCCTCAGTTTCAGCAG GCTATGAGCATGTTCAGCAGTGCTCTGGCGTCCGGTCAGTTAGGACCTCTCATGAACCAGTTCGGCTTGCCTGCAGAAGCTGTCGAAGCAGCCAACAAAGGAG ATGTGGAGGCTTTTGCCAAAGCCATGGAGACGGACACAAAGCTGGACATGGACGGTGGCTCCAAAGACAAGAAAGACGACGATGAAGACATGAGTTTAGATTAG